The following coding sequences are from one Megamonas funiformis window:
- the rsmG gene encoding 16S rRNA (guanine(527)-N(7))-methyltransferase RsmG: MSFVNDLSEVAKEYGLELTSNQISAFNRYYELLVEWNEKINLTAITEPREVAIKHIVDSLSCYQKELFTGQTGQISLIDVGTGAGFPGLPLKIFYPELKLTLLDSLNKRVKFLQLVVDELGLKDVEVIHARSEEAARNKKYREKFDLATARAVARLPIICEYCLPFVKQGGTFIALKGRQYEEEIQEAQKAFSVLGGKLVKSMPVKLPELEDKRAVVYIKKEKATPKVYPRKAGTPERNPIV; this comes from the coding sequence ATGAGCTTTGTAAATGACTTAAGTGAAGTAGCTAAAGAATATGGTTTAGAGCTTACTAGCAACCAAATAAGCGCTTTTAATAGATATTATGAGTTACTAGTCGAATGGAATGAAAAAATCAATTTAACAGCGATTACAGAGCCTAGAGAAGTAGCTATAAAACATATCGTAGACTCACTTAGTTGCTATCAAAAAGAATTATTTACAGGACAGACAGGACAGATAAGTCTTATTGATGTTGGGACAGGAGCAGGTTTTCCAGGACTTCCATTAAAGATATTTTATCCAGAATTAAAATTGACATTGCTTGATTCTTTAAATAAGCGTGTGAAATTTTTACAACTTGTAGTTGATGAATTGGGTTTAAAAGATGTAGAAGTAATCCATGCACGCAGTGAAGAAGCAGCAAGAAATAAAAAATATCGTGAAAAATTTGATTTAGCAACAGCAAGAGCAGTAGCTAGATTACCTATTATTTGTGAATATTGTTTGCCTTTTGTAAAACAAGGTGGTACTTTTATCGCTTTAAAAGGTCGTCAATATGAAGAAGAAATACAAGAAGCGCAAAAAGCATTTTCTGTATTAGGTGGAAAATTAGTTAAATCTATGCCTGTAAAACTCCCTGAATTGGAAGATAAAAGAGCTGTTGTCTATATCAAAAAAGAAAAAGCAACACCTAAAGTATATCCGCGTAAAGCAGGTACACCAGAGCGAAATCCAATTGTTTAA
- the mnmG gene encoding tRNA uridine-5-carboxymethylaminomethyl(34) synthesis enzyme MnmG: MFIAGNYDVIIIGAGHAGVEAALASARMGCNTLLTTLNMDNIAMMPCNPSVGGPAKGHLVREIDALGGEMGVNADKTCIQYRMLNTGKGPAVQALRAQADKKLYQNTMKHTCELQENLDVKQLLIDEILFEDNKVTGVVVETGEVYTCKAVVLASGTYLKGRIIIGENTYDGGPNGQRAAIKLSSCLLKAGVELMRFKTGTPARVDRRSLDFSKMIIQPGDDEVHNFSFMSDVKTREQVPCWLTYTNEQTHKIIRDNIERAPMANGIITGVGPRYCPSIETKIVRFPDKERHQLFIEPEGLDTEEMYVQGMSTSMPIDVQMEFLRTIPGLENVRIMRPGYAIEYDCINPLQLKPSLEFKKISGFFSAGQTNGTSGYEEAASQGLIAGINAALKIQGKEPLILKRSDGYIGVLIDDLVTKGTNEPYRVMTSRAEYRLLLRQDNADLRLTEKGRQVGLVSDERYARFVKRRDSIKNTIELLSEIRIHPNKETLAKMQEFELGSIHNTVTAADLLKRKEISYDDLKHIVELPEISEDVKKQVEITLVYEGYIKKQLEQVERMEKLEEKLLPEDINYDEVSSLRDEAREKLNAIRPISIGQASRISGVSPADISVLLVYLEQYRRQEENA; encoded by the coding sequence TTGTTTATTGCAGGCAATTATGATGTAATTATTATTGGTGCAGGTCATGCTGGCGTAGAAGCAGCTCTTGCTAGTGCTCGTATGGGTTGTAATACTTTACTTACAACTTTGAATATGGATAATATAGCAATGATGCCATGTAATCCATCTGTAGGTGGCCCAGCTAAGGGTCATTTAGTCCGTGAAATTGATGCTTTAGGCGGAGAAATGGGCGTAAATGCTGATAAAACTTGTATTCAGTACCGTATGCTCAATACTGGTAAAGGCCCTGCTGTACAGGCTTTGAGAGCACAAGCAGATAAAAAACTATATCAAAATACAATGAAGCATACTTGTGAATTGCAAGAAAATCTCGATGTAAAACAATTATTGATAGATGAAATCTTGTTTGAAGATAATAAAGTAACAGGTGTTGTAGTAGAAACTGGTGAAGTTTATACTTGTAAGGCTGTAGTGCTTGCTTCTGGGACATATTTAAAAGGACGCATTATCATTGGTGAAAATACATATGATGGCGGTCCTAATGGTCAAAGAGCAGCTATAAAATTATCTTCATGTTTATTAAAAGCTGGTGTTGAACTCATGCGTTTTAAAACAGGTACACCAGCTCGTGTAGACCGTCGTTCTTTAGATTTTTCTAAAATGATAATTCAACCTGGTGATGATGAAGTTCATAATTTTTCTTTTATGAGCGATGTAAAAACTCGTGAACAAGTTCCTTGTTGGCTCACTTATACAAATGAACAGACTCATAAAATCATCAGAGATAATATCGAACGTGCACCGATGGCAAATGGTATTATCACTGGTGTAGGTCCTAGATATTGCCCATCTATTGAAACAAAAATTGTGCGTTTCCCAGATAAAGAACGTCATCAGTTATTTATCGAACCGGAAGGTTTAGATACTGAAGAAATGTATGTACAAGGTATGTCCACAAGTATGCCTATTGATGTACAAATGGAATTTTTACGCACTATTCCAGGCTTGGAAAATGTGAGAATTATGCGTCCTGGTTATGCTATCGAATATGATTGCATTAATCCATTACAATTAAAACCTTCTTTGGAATTTAAGAAAATAAGCGGTTTCTTCTCAGCTGGGCAGACAAATGGTACATCTGGATATGAAGAAGCAGCTTCACAAGGTCTTATTGCTGGTATCAATGCCGCATTGAAAATTCAAGGGAAAGAACCTTTGATTTTAAAACGTTCTGATGGATATATTGGTGTTTTGATTGATGATTTAGTAACTAAAGGTACTAACGAACCATATCGTGTAATGACTTCTCGTGCAGAATATCGTTTGCTTTTACGTCAAGACAATGCTGATTTACGTTTAACAGAAAAAGGTCGTCAAGTTGGCTTAGTATCTGATGAACGTTATGCTCGCTTTGTAAAACGTCGTGATAGCATTAAAAATACTATTGAATTATTGAGTGAAATTCGCATTCACCCAAATAAAGAAACGCTAGCAAAGATGCAGGAATTTGAATTAGGCTCTATTCACAATACTGTTACAGCAGCGGATTTATTAAAACGCAAAGAAATCAGCTATGATGATTTAAAACATATCGTAGAGCTTCCTGAAATCAGTGAAGATGTGAAAAAACAAGTAGAAATTACTTTGGTATATGAAGGTTATATCAAAAAACAATTAGAACAAGTTGAACGCATGGAAAAACTTGAAGAAAAATTATTGCCAGAAGATATAAATTATGATGAAGTATCTAGCCTTCGCGATGAAGCTAGAGAAAAATTAAATGCGATAAGACCAATTTCCATAGGTCAAGCAAGTCGTATTTCTGGCGTATCTCCAGCAGATATTTCTGTATTACTTGTTTATTTAGAACAATATCGTCGACAGGAGGAAAATGCATGA
- the mnmE gene encoding tRNA uridine-5-carboxymethylaminomethyl(34) synthesis GTPase MnmE, with the protein MKNFGENDTIVAISTPPGEGGIGIIRISGENSGIVASKLFKCAKKDLTVENFESHKVVYGKIVDEKGNVIDEALCIAMWAPNSYTKENVVEIQSHGGALVVRRILELALQNGARMAEPGEFTKRAFLNGRLDLSQAQSVMDIIKARTDASLRMAAGHLQGKFSDEIKAMRHDILEVIAHLEASIDFPEDDIEDVAKDEASAKVRSIKNRIEEMLSTFNTGRILRDGLVTAIIGKPNVGKSSLLNTLLREDRAIVTDIPGTTRDSLEEYANIGGVPLKIIDTAGIRETEDKVEQIGVEKSMSYVQKADLILALFDTSSDLTKEDEEIINLLQGKEGIVLLTKNDLSCVLDIEDLQKRLQGNFKYMQISTFNNDGIKELEQEIVNRVYSGTVKQAEGVFVNNVRQANALKEAQKYLEDCLNTIEMDMAEDFIVIDIRSAWEKLGEITGDTVDEDIIDQIFSQFCIGK; encoded by the coding sequence ATGAAAAACTTTGGGGAAAATGATACTATTGTAGCAATTTCTACACCACCTGGAGAAGGTGGCATAGGTATTATTCGCATCAGTGGTGAAAATTCTGGAATTGTTGCTAGTAAGTTATTTAAATGTGCCAAAAAGGATTTGACTGTAGAAAATTTTGAAAGTCATAAAGTTGTATATGGTAAGATTGTAGATGAAAAAGGCAATGTCATTGATGAAGCTTTATGTATAGCAATGTGGGCACCTAATTCTTATACAAAAGAAAATGTGGTGGAAATTCAAAGTCATGGTGGTGCATTAGTTGTTCGCCGTATTTTAGAATTGGCATTGCAAAATGGTGCTAGAATGGCAGAGCCAGGTGAATTTACAAAACGTGCTTTTTTAAATGGTAGATTGGATTTATCACAAGCTCAATCTGTAATGGACATCATAAAAGCGAGAACAGATGCTTCACTTCGCATGGCAGCAGGTCATCTTCAAGGTAAATTTTCTGATGAAATCAAAGCTATGCGCCATGATATTTTAGAAGTCATAGCTCATTTAGAAGCTTCCATAGATTTTCCAGAAGATGATATCGAAGATGTGGCAAAAGATGAAGCTAGTGCAAAGGTTAGAAGTATAAAAAATCGCATAGAAGAAATGTTATCTACGTTTAATACTGGTAGAATTTTGCGTGATGGTTTAGTAACAGCTATCATTGGTAAGCCAAATGTAGGTAAATCTAGCCTTTTAAATACACTTTTGCGTGAAGATAGAGCGATTGTAACAGATATTCCAGGGACTACAAGAGATAGTTTAGAAGAATATGCAAATATCGGTGGAGTTCCTTTAAAGATTATAGATACAGCTGGTATTCGTGAAACAGAAGATAAAGTAGAACAAATTGGTGTAGAAAAATCCATGTCTTATGTACAAAAGGCAGATTTGATTTTAGCTTTATTTGATACATCTTCTGATTTAACAAAAGAAGATGAAGAAATTATTAATTTATTGCAAGGTAAAGAAGGCATAGTTTTACTTACTAAAAATGATTTATCTTGTGTTTTAGATATAGAAGATTTACAAAAACGTTTGCAGGGCAATTTTAAATATATGCAGATATCTACATTCAACAATGATGGCATAAAAGAATTAGAGCAAGAGATTGTAAATCGCGTATATAGTGGTACAGTAAAACAAGCTGAAGGCGTTTTTGTAAATAATGTGCGTCAGGCTAATGCGTTAAAAGAAGCACAAAAATATTTAGAGGATTGTTTAAATACTATTGAAATGGATATGGCAGAAGACTTTATTGTCATAGATATTCGCTCTGCTTGGGAAAAATTGGGAGAAATAACAGGCGATACAGTAGATGAAGATATTATTGACCAGATATTTAGTCAATTTTGCATAGGTAAATAA
- the jag gene encoding RNA-binding cell elongation regulator Jag/EloR yields MARVIEVTGKDIEEAKKLALSQLDLPQERVIFEVLEEPSKGFFGLIGARVAKIRATEKELTPLEKGQEFLKKIFKSMHKDIQIECIEEDINYKFNLIGDDLGVLIGKHGQTLDSLQYLTNMAANKNVTGARVRIVLDVENYRKRREETLCQLAERLANKARKYRTKVVLEPMNRHERKIIHMALQDYADIITYSDGVEPHRKIVVDIKHNKNEDLVI; encoded by the coding sequence ATGGCAAGAGTTATCGAAGTAACTGGTAAAGACATTGAAGAAGCAAAAAAATTGGCTTTAAGTCAATTGGATTTGCCTCAAGAACGTGTTATTTTTGAAGTATTAGAAGAACCTTCAAAGGGCTTTTTCGGTTTAATTGGTGCTAGAGTTGCTAAAATAAGAGCAACTGAAAAGGAATTAACACCATTGGAAAAAGGTCAAGAATTTTTAAAGAAGATTTTCAAATCCATGCACAAAGATATACAGATTGAATGTATTGAAGAAGATATAAATTATAAATTCAATCTCATTGGTGATGATTTAGGTGTATTGATTGGTAAACATGGTCAGACACTTGATTCATTGCAGTATCTAACAAATATGGCTGCTAATAAAAATGTTACAGGTGCGAGAGTTCGCATTGTTCTAGATGTGGAAAACTATCGTAAACGCCGTGAAGAAACACTTTGTCAATTAGCAGAAAGATTAGCTAATAAAGCTAGAAAATATCGCACAAAAGTAGTTTTAGAGCCAATGAATCGCCATGAACGTAAAATTATTCATATGGCACTTCAAGATTATGCTGATATCATAACTTACAGTGATGGTGTTGAACCTCATCGTAAAATAGTTGTGGATATTAAACATAATAAAAACGAAGATTTAGTAATTTAA